GCTTTAGTAAATGATAAACTGGAGGTGAAAGTACTTTCTGATTACGATGGCAAAAAGAAAATTTTTAATATTTTCCCGAGCATTGATACAGGCATTTGTGCCGCGTCTGCAAGAAAATTCAATGAAAAAGCAGGCGATTTGGAAAATACTGTTGTAATAAATGTTTCCAGAGATTTACCTTTTGCGTTAGGACGATTCTGTGCAGCTGAAGGTTTAGATCATGTGGAATCACTTTCGGATTTTCGCGGAACTTTCGGCGATGATTATGGCGTAACATTACTCGATTCACCAATGAAAGGTTTGCTGAGCCGTGCGGTGATTGTAACGGACGAACACGGCAAAGTAATTTACACTGAGCAGATTCCCGAAATTGTTCAGGAGCCGGATTATGATAAAGCACTGAACGCATTGAAATAAAAACATCAAACCTTAACAGCTTTTGCTATTAAGGTTTTTTAATTCAGAAAATCAACCTTAAAAATTAAAGATCATGGATAATAAGCAGATTGCAAAACAGTTTTTCGAAAATCTTTTTGTGGATAATGATAAGGCTTACGAAGTGTTATCTGATGATGTAAGGGTAAACTGGCCAGGTTTCGGGATGGATGATATTGTGGGGAAAGAAAATCTCTACAACTTTCTATCAAATGACGGCCCGGAAAAAGTTTTAAAACTGCAAATCAACAATGTCATTGGAGAAGGTGATGTAGTAATTGCAGACGGAAATATCCTTACAGAAAGACATGGCAAACAGGAAACTTCTCATTTTGCAGATGTGTACACTGTTCGGGATGGTAAAATTACTTCGCTGGTCAGTTATATGGTATTCGGAAAGGAAAATGAAGGTGACACAGAAACAGAATAAAATTTGGTTAACTTAAGTCTGTCGTTTGGGATTATGAAAAGGTCTTATTTTGAGAGTCCCGATCTTTTTCATTAAATTTAGGAAAAATTAAATATGACAGATCCAATTACAGTTAAAATTACGATCCTGAAACCTGTTCATAAAGTTTGGGATTATTTTTATAACCCAAAACATATAGTGAAATGGAATTTCCCAACGACCAACTGGCACTGCCCGAAAGCTGAAAGTGATTTCCGGGAAGGTGGCAGGTTCGATTACCGTCTGGAATATAAAGATAAAAGTTTCGGTTATAACTTCTCTGGATATATTGATGAGATCCGTTTACTTGAAAATGTAAAAAGCCATCTGGATGACGGCCGTAGGATTGAAGTACAGTTTAATAAAATCGATGAGAATACCACAGAAATCGTGGAGATTTTTGAACCCGAAGTTCAGAATTCTACAGAGATGCAGCGCGTAGGTTGGTATGCAATTTTAGACCGTTTTCATAAGTATGTGGAAAATAACTAAAAATATACTGCCCAGTATTTTATTACTGCTGTTTTGTAATTCCTGTAATAAAGAAGTTCAAAAAAACAGTAATAGCATTAAGGCTGATTCTGCACAGATAGAGGTCACCGATAAGAAAACGCCCGGAGATTCAAAAAATGTTAAAAAATATAAGGGTGCTTGGTTCGAGATCGATTATCCTTCTTCTTTTAAAGCGGTAAATTCTTTAGCATCATCAACAAGCGTGGAAGGTTATGACAGTGCGTTATTTACCGCTCCCGACGGTAAAGTTCAGTTTTATGTATTTTCGCCGCAATGGAGCGGTTTGCCAACCGATATTGAACTTCAGCCTAACGAAACTTTAGTAGATTCTGCATCAGCAGTGCAAAACGGCTTAGAGGTAGAACGATGGACAATAAAAGCAAAAGACGGGTCATATTTTAGGTCCTACGAGTCAACATCCGAAACAGACAGTAAAATAAACAAAGTTTTTGGGGTCAAATATTCATCCACCAGAGATTTGGAACAATACAGAGAGACATATCTAATGTTCAAAAAATCGCTGGAACAGTTTGCTGACTGACTTTAGCCATGGAAACAGCCGATATCTATATTAAACAGTTCCCCGCCAATGTCCAGGAAATATTAGCCCGGATCAGAACGATAATTTTTGAGGAAGCCCCCGAAGCCGAAGAAAAAATAAGCTACGCAATGCCCGGATATTTTCTGAATATTAAACCTTTGGTTTACATTGCAGGCTACAAAAATCATATCGGTTTGTATGCGACGCCAACCGGCCATGAGGAATTTAAAAAGGAACTTTCGGAATGTAAACAGGGTAAAGGTTCGGTACAGTTTCCTTTAAATAGTGAAATTCCTTATGAATTAATAAGGAGAATTATAAAATTCCGGAAACAGGAAATAGAAAAATAACTTTTAACATCTTCAAAAAATGAAAAACAATATATTTCCATGTCTTTGGTTTGACAGGACTGGGAACGAAGCGGCCCAATTCTATACAGATATTTTCGGCGGAAAGATTACCGTAGATACTCCCGTAGTCATCAATTTCGAGCTTTTCGGTCAGAGAATGATGATCCTGAATGCCGGTCCGCAATTCGAAAAGAATGCTTCGGTTTCCTTTATGGTTTTATGCGAAACACCTGAAGAAGTTGAAAAGTACTGGAAGCCTTTAGCCGATGGAGGCATCGTGCTGATGGAGCTGGGCGAATATCCCTGGAGTAAAAAGTACGGATGGGTCCGTGATAAATACGGAGTTACCTGGCAAGTCTATTTAGGTGAAAAAATGGGCGAGCAGAAGATTGTTCCGACGCTCATGTATATTCACGGGAATAACGGCAAAGCGATGGAAGCAATGGAGCTTTATACCAAGATTTTTCCTGATTCAAAGGTTGGCGGTGTTCTGAAATACGGTGACGGAGTAGGAAACGAAACCCATGAAGTTCAGGAGAATGTTCAGCACGCGCATTTCGAAATCGACGGCTATAGTTTTTTCTGTATGGATAATTCTTATGATCATCAGTTTGATTTCAACGAGGGAATTTCTATGGTGGTAATGACGGATGATCAGGAACAAACAGATCACCTGTGGAACTCACTTATTGCCGAAGGCGGAAGAGCGAGTATGTGCGGTTGGCTGAAAGATAAATTCGGTATGAGCTGGCAGATTGTACCTAAAAAACTCATCGAACTTATGAATGATTCTGATCCCTATAAATCACAAAAAGTGATGCAGGAAATGTCTGGAATGCAAAAAATTGTAATTGCAGATCTGGAAAAAGCTTACCACTCTTAAAAATTTGGCATAATGAAACTTTTAGAATTCAAAATTCAGATTAACGCACCGGCAGAGAAAGTCTGGAGCATTCTATTTAGTAAAGATGCCGACGGAAATTGGCCTTCGGCAATGAATGAAGGAACTTACTTTGAAGGAAACTGGGAAGAAGGCAGCATCATGAGATTTCTTGATTCAGAAAACAACGGAATGTATAATCAGATTGAGAAAAATATTCCCAACAGACAATTGGTAATGAAACATCTGGGCTGGATTTACGATGGCGAGCTCAGCCCACAGGATTGGGAGGATTCTACGGTAGCTTATATTCTTGAATCCAATGAAAACGGCACACTTCTTACTGGAAAAGTAAATGCTTTGGATGAATTTGTTGATTTTTTCAATTCAAAATATCCACCTAATTTCGAAAAGATCAAAAAACTCTCAGAATCATAAAAATTTTAAACACTATTATGATGGAAACCTTAAATTACGAAATAACAATAAACGCACCCATTCAAAAAGTATGGGATTTGCTTTGGTCACCAGAAACTTATACACAATGGACCCAATTTTTCAGTCCGGAATCTCAATTTGAAACTGACTGGCAGATTAACGGAAAAACTTATTTTCTTGACGGCCACGGAAACGGCATGGTTGCTACCATAAAAAGTCTGAATGCTCCATGTGAAGTAGTTTTCAGCCACCTTGGCATCCTTAGCGAAGGGGTTGAAGATACTGAAAGCCGTGAAGTAAAGGAATGGAGTGGCGCTGAAGAACAGTATTTCCTGCGGAAGATTGATGAGAATACGACTCATGTTCGCGCGATTCTGCACACGCTGCAGGAATATGAAGAACATATGAACAACGGTTTTAATAAAGGTTTCGAAGTGCTGAAAAAATTAGCCGAACAGTAATCAATAATTACGCGGAAACTCAAACTTTCCGCTTTTTTGTGGAGTACTAATTTTTTTAAATCCTTACTTTTACACCCCAAAACCGAATTCTGTATTCCATAATGAAGAATTATTATTATTTTCTGAGTGTACAAGAAAATGCTTCTGATGAAGACATTAAAAAAGCCTACAGAAAATTGTCGCTGAAATATCATCCCGATAAAAATGAAAACGATGAATTTTTCGCACACCGCTTTATGGAAATTCAGGAAGCGTATGAAACGCTCGGCGATAAAGAAAGAAGACGGATTTATGACGATAATTTAAGCCATCAGCAAAGGGCCTTCCGCCCAAATCTTCCGCCGGCGATAAAATCGTTTTCAGTAAATAAAATCAATGTTCAGAAAGGGGAAGAGGTCATTATTACATGGCAGACAAACCATGCCGACGTGGTTAAAGTTCTGCCTTTTGGTTTAGAAAAAAGCTACGGAGAAAAGAAGATTAGAATTACCGAATTTAAAGACGGGAAATTTCAGTTGTTGCTTCATGCGACGAATTCTCTTCTCAATAAAACAGTAGTGCGGGGAATAACAATTAATCAGGTTTTCGATTCGGAAAAAGAAAAATTCAGAGAAGGTGTCGAAGAACTTTTCAAGCCGCAAACACCAACGCGAACTAACCCAGGCGGCCAGCCAAAGGCGCTGAAAATTACGCTGGCAATAATTTTTCTTGTAATTGCAATACTGCTTTTAGTAAAAACATTTGCAGGATAAAATTCCGACTGGTTGTAAAATGCAGTTATGCCATTTTCAGTCTTCCAGGACACTTTTTGCAGCGTTTTCCTTTTTTGAATTTCTTGCAGCATTTTTTCTTGTCACAGAACATTTCCTCCGTTTTATGGTAGAAAGGTGTTAATGGTGCAACTTTGAAGGGAATGATTGGTGAGTTCATGGTGCAAATGTAATTCTAATTTAGAATAAATCAAAATAGCTGACAAGCTTTTTTGTGTTTCGCACATGAAATTTATCAATTGTACTGTTCATCAAAATATTGTATTTTTACGAACCTTTATTTCTAAATAAATCCAGTAAAAATAATGAACACTACACAGTTTGTAAACCGCCACATTTCTATGAACGAAGCCGACAAACAGGCAATGTTACAGGAAATTGGTGTTTCGGGTATTGATGAATTAATTGCCCAAACCATTCCCAATTCAATCCGTTTAGAAAAAGACTTAAGCATTTCCCCGGCTCTTTCAGAGTACGAAATGTTAGCGCATTCTAAGGAATTGGCAGCACAGAATTTACTTTTCGATAATTATATCGGGTTCGGTTACCACAATACTATTTTGCCAAGCGCGATCCAGCGCAATATTCTCGAAAATCCGTCGTGGTACACCGCTTATACTCCCTATCAGGCAGAAATTGCACAGGGTAGATTGGAAGCGCTATTGAATTTTCAAACCGTAGTTTGTGATTTAACAGGTTTCAAACTGGCAAACGCTTCTCTTTTAGACGAATCTACGGCTGCGGCAGAAGCCATGCATATGTTCTTCGAAAGCCGAACAAAGGACCAGAGAAAATCCGAGGCTAATAAATTCTTCATTTCAGACCTGGTGCTTCCACAAACGGTTGCGGTATTGAAAACAAAAGCGGAAGGTTTGGGAATCCAGATTGTTGAAGGTGATCACGAGAACCATGATTTTGATGAATCGTATTTCGGAGTTTTACTTCAGTATCCCGGTAAAAACGGAATTGTCCTCGACTATACCGAAAACATCAAGAAATATAAAGAGCTAAACCTTCAGGTAGTTGTTGCCAGTGATCCAATGGCGTTGGTGAAACTCAAATCACCGGCTGAAATGGGCGCCGACTGTGCCGTAGGAACCACACAGCGATTCGGGATTCCGATGGGTTACGGTGGACCTCACGCTGCATTTTTTGCCTGTAAAGAAGATTATAAGAGAGACATTCCGGGAAGAATTATCGGTGTTTCTCAGGATGCATATGGCAAGCGTGCACTGAGAATGGCTTTGCAAACCCGTGAGCAGCATATTAAAAGAGAAAAAGCAACTTCTAATATCTGTACCGCTCAGGTGCTTTTAGCAGTTATGGCGGGGATGTATGCGGTTTATCACGGTCCGAAAGGCCTTAATTTCATTGCAGAGCAGATTCATTTCAAAGCAAACGCACTTCACAGCGGTTTAAAGGCTTTAGGATACGACATTGTAGAAGAACCGATATTCGATACGGTAAAATTCCGCATTAGTGAGGATGATAAAAAATCTTTGATGTTTTTAATGCTTGATCATAAAATCAACCTTAATTATTTCACAGAAGGCTTTGTAAGCATTGCAGTGAACGAAACTACAACGCTGGAGAAACTGCAGATTCTTTTTGATGCATTTGCACAGTTTAGAGATAAACAGAGTTTCAAACTTGTGATTAAAGATGAACTACAGATTCCTGAAAATTCTTTAAGATCTGATGAGATTTTAAAAGAAGAAGTTTTCAATAAATATCACACGGAAACAGAGTTAATGCGCTACATCAAGCGTCTGGAAAGAAAAGATCTGTCATTGACACATTCGATGATTTCCTTAGGTTCATGTACTATGAAACTTAATGCTGCGACCCAAATGCTGCCGATTTCCTGGCCGGAATGGGGCAGTGTACATCCATTCGTTCCTACAGATCAGGCTGGCGGATATCAGCAGTTAATTAAGGAGTTGGAAAAAGATCTTGCTGAAATTACAGGTTTCGCCGGTACTTCGCTTCAGCCAAATTCCGGAGCTCAGGGTGAATATGCAGGTTTGATGGTAATTCGCGAGTATCACAAATCACGTGGAGAAAGCCACAGAAATATCGTTCTGATCCCACAGTCTGCACATGGTACAAATCCAGCTTCTGCAGTAATTGCGGGTATGAAGGTGGTTGTGGTTAAAAATCTTGAAAGCGGAGAAATCGATTTCGATGATTTGAAAGCTAAAGCAGAGCAGCACGCAGAAAACCTTTCTGCAGCGATGATTACTTATCCGTCAACTTATGGATTCTTTGATGATAATATTAAAGAAATCACAAAACTGATTCACGACAACGGCGGACAGGTTTATATGGACGGCGCGAACATGAATGCGCAGGTAGGTTTCACCTCTCCGGGAAATATCGGGGCAGATGTTTGCCACCTGAATCTTCACAAAACCTTCGCGATTCCTCACGGAGGCGGCGGTCCGGGAGTTGGTCCGATTTGCGTTGCGAAACATTTGGTAAAGTTTTTACCATCGAATCCGAATATCAAAATCGGTGATAAAGAAGCCATAGACGCAATTTCAGCTGCACCTTACGGATCTTCACTGGTTTTAAATATTTCCTACGCCTATATTAAAATGCTTGGAACTGAGGGGTTGAAAAAATCTACAGAGCACGCGATATTGAATGCCAATTATCTGAAAGAGGTTTTAGCAGAACATTTCCCAATTCTTTACGCAAATGCTGCAGGAAGAGTAGCTCATGAATGTATTGTAGATTTCCGACAGTTTAAACCACTTGGGATTGAAGTTGCTGATGTCGCAAAACGTTTGATGGATTATGGGTTCCATGCACCAACAGTGAGTTTTCCTGTGGCTGGAACTTTAATGATTGAGCCTACAGAATCTGAAAGCAAAAGAGAAATCGACCGTTTTGCAGAAGCTTTGATCTCAATTAAAAAAGAAATCGAAGAAATCGCTGAAGGAACTGCTGATACCGCAAATAACGTATTGAAAAATGCGCCTCACACAGAACAGCTGGTTATTTCGGACTCATGGGATAAACCTTACAGTCGAGAAAAAGCTGCCTATCCGCTGGATTGGGTTCGCGACCATAAATTCTTTGCGTCGGTTTCACGTGTTGACGAAGCTTATGGTGACAGAAACCTAATCTGCACCTGCGCACCAATTGAAAGTTATATGTAAAAATTTCCTTTTAGCATTCTTAAAAATAAAATTCCCGAACGAAAGTCCGGGAATTTTTTATGAGTAGACACTGTTTGTCTGATGCTTATTCTTTTATGAATTTTGAAGAGTAAGTACTTCCTTTTGTGCTGATCATATTAATGAGATAGGCGCCGGCTTTTAGGTCCTGTAGATCAATTGATTTTCCAGAGGCTGTTTTTGTTACCAGAAGTTGCCCTGCCATATTATAAATCTGAATTTGTGAAACTTTTTCACCGTTCGGAAGATTCAGGTTCAGGTTGTTTTTTACAGGATTTGGGTATACTGCAACATTTCCTTTCTTCACATTGTTTACCGACATTTCTACCTCATTAATCTTAATGTTGTCGATGTATCCATCGCCGCCAAAATTATCGTGGAGGAAGTTCATCCCTAAGAGATCAATCTGCGTGAAGTTCGGCGTAGTATAAATTAACGCTCCGTCTACGAAATATTTAATTTCTGTTGCAGAAACCATTACTTTTATGGAATACCATCTGTTCGCTTCCCATGCAAATCCTGTATCTTCCATATCGTAATCGATATTGCTTACTACTTTTAGGGTTCCTTCCCAATCGAAAGCCAAGTCAAAAACAGGGTAATACTCCTGAGTGGCACTGATTCCGTAGGCTGCCATCTCAAAATTGGAACCTTCGGTTTCAGTCACTAAAACATCAAATGAAACAGTAGCGTCGTTATAATCCAGTGGCTGATCAAAATCCTTCTGTGCGCCGATGATAGGATAGAACTGTCCTCCATATTCATCGGTATAGCCATTTTTAAAGGAGAAAGTACCGTTGCTGGATTTCTCGTCTGTAACCATCTGGTTTTGCACAAAATTACCTTCGCCATCATCGGTAATCTGCCATGATTTCTGTCCGTTAATACTTCCCAACTGGTAGCCTTCGGAAGTTTCAAATGAAATTTGGTTTTGTGCAGAAATAGTGCTGCAGAAAAAGGCTGTAGCGAGAAAATATAAATTCTTCATAAATAATTTTTTGCAATGATAGCACAACAATGTTGCAGATGCAAATGGGATATCAAAGAAAATTTCCGTATGTAGAAGGTGTTTTGGACGATTGACCTTGAATTTAATAAAGCAAGAGAATTAGTTTTATGAATAAAGCTTCTGGTCTTTTTCGCAGAAGAAACTGCGGCGGTTGCTAAGTCCCGTGTGGCTTTTTGTTAAAGGATTTCCGCACTGCGGACAGATTTTTTTGGTGTGAACCAGCCAGTGTTTCTTCAGGACGTAATCTTTTTTCCAGCGAAGAAAATCAAAACTGTAATTTCGGGCCTCGAATATAAGGGCGGACATTTTCTTAGGCGGGAGTTTTCCGATGAGACTTTCGGGATGTACACCGATTCTGAAGAGCACTTCATTTTTAATAATATTGCCAACGCCGGAAAAGATATTCTGATCCAGCAACGCATCGCAAACCATCATATGAGGTTGAACTTTTAGTTTTTTTCTGGCTTTAAGGGGTTTCCAGGCGTCGCTTAAAACATCGGCATTCCAGTCGATTTCCTTCAGAACTGTACTTTCTACAAGTTTTACGGAGCAGGAATAAAAATACAGATCACCGTTTTCAAATTTCAGATGCAGCCGTAATTGCCGGTCGGGTTTGGTCTGTTCATCAATGGAATAGGAGCCGAACATTAAAAGATGTATTCTGATGACGTGTTTTTGCATTACCAGATAAGTCTGCTTCCCGAAAATACGGTACTCTTCAAAAATTAATCCAGGTAATTTTTCCATTTCAATTTTGGCATTGCCGTTCGCTGCGATAACGGTTTGACCGATAAATTTATGGGCTAACTCTTTCAGAATTAATATGGATGGACCTTCCGGCATGTTTCCTGGTTTTATAACGTGAATTCAAAACTCAAACCATTTTAAAAAGCACAATAAAAAATGTATTTTTGAAGGATGGATTTAAATAAGATTTTCACCAATCAACGGACCGGACAAAATGCCGCGACTGCTGCTTCCAGAACTGATTTTCAAAGAGATTTTGACCGGATCATCTTTTCGGCGGCATTCCGGCGACTTCAGAATAAAACCCAGGTTTTTCCGCTCCCGGGAAGTGTGTTCGTTCATAACCGGTTGACGCATTCTCTCGAAGTTTCTTCTGTAGGAAGGAGTTTGGGCAGTGCAGCAGGTGAATTTATCTTCGATAACTACAAAAATGATTTGGATGAAAATGCGAGAAATTTTTATCAGCACAATCTGCAGAACGTAATCGCGGCCGCATGCCTTTGCCACGACGTAGGGAATCCTGCTTTCGGGCATTCCGGTGAAGATGCAATTGCGAGTTATTTTGAAAAAAATGAAAATCATCTAAAGCCGAGATTTTCCGAAAAAGAATGGGCAGATTTGGTAAATTTTGAGGGTAATGCCAACGCAATCAGGGTTTTAACGCACCAGCAGAACGGTAAGGACGAAGGCGGAACTCAACTTACCTTTTCTACTTTGGCCAGTATTGCAAAATATCCGTGCGAAGCGATTGCCAAGCAAAAAGGAATTATTCACCGCAAAAAATTCGGATTTTTTCAAAATGAAAAAGATACCTTTCTGGAAATCGCAAAAGGCGTGAATTTAATTCACGAAAATGAAGAACCTGTAATCTTTAAAAGACATCCGTTCGTATGGCTCGTTGAAGCTGCCGATGATATCTGCTACAATATCATCGATATGGAAGATGCACACCGTTTGGGAATTGTTTCGACATCCGACTGTGAGAATCTTTTTCTGGACCTTATTAAATCCGAAAATCAAAACATTGAAAGGGTAGAAGAGAAACTTACGATACTTACGAATCCTAACGAAAGAATTTCCTATTTAAGAGCGAAAGTAATCAATGCGCTCATCAATAAATCCATTGAGCTTTATCAGCAGAACTTCTCTAAAATTTTAGATGGCAGCTTAGACAAAGCCTTACTTGATATTTATAAGGCTGATAATCCGTCTCTACAGGAAATTGAAAATTTTTCGATCGCTAAAATTTATAACCACAAAAATGTAATCGAGATTGAAAATGCCGGGTACAATGTAATGTATGAATTGCTGAATCATTTTATCCCACCGGTTTTAAAGCCAAAAGATGCGCGAAAATCTTATGATAAGATGGCGCTAAAGCTTTTGCCGCAGCAGTTTGTTTATGACGAAGGAACAGATTATCAGAAAGTTTTGGGCGTTATCGATTTTGTTTCGGGTATGACCGATAATTATGCGACAGATCTTTATAGGAAAATTAAAGGAATTGATATCGGAATGACCGTGTAGTTTCGGTAAAAATTCATTATCTTTAAGCAGTACAAGTTCTTTATTAACCTACAAAAAAAATTAAACAATGACGTATTTAGGAATTATTATTTTCTTGGGACTTATCGTCCTCTTTGCCTCGTTTTTTACGGTTAAGCAGGCTACTGCTGCGATCGTGGAACGTCTGGGTAAATTTCATGTGGTGCGCCA
The window above is part of the Kaistella faecalis genome. Proteins encoded here:
- the dgt gene encoding dGTP triphosphohydrolase, which encodes MDLNKIFTNQRTGQNAATAASRTDFQRDFDRIIFSAAFRRLQNKTQVFPLPGSVFVHNRLTHSLEVSSVGRSLGSAAGEFIFDNYKNDLDENARNFYQHNLQNVIAAACLCHDVGNPAFGHSGEDAIASYFEKNENHLKPRFSEKEWADLVNFEGNANAIRVLTHQQNGKDEGGTQLTFSTLASIAKYPCEAIAKQKGIIHRKKFGFFQNEKDTFLEIAKGVNLIHENEEPVIFKRHPFVWLVEAADDICYNIIDMEDAHRLGIVSTSDCENLFLDLIKSENQNIERVEEKLTILTNPNERISYLRAKVINALINKSIELYQQNFSKILDGSLDKALLDIYKADNPSLQEIENFSIAKIYNHKNVIEIENAGYNVMYELLNHFIPPVLKPKDARKSYDKMALKLLPQQFVYDEGTDYQKVLGVIDFVSGMTDNYATDLYRKIKGIDIGMTV
- a CDS encoding endonuclease, whose protein sequence is MPEGPSILILKELAHKFIGQTVIAANGNAKIEMEKLPGLIFEEYRIFGKQTYLVMQKHVIRIHLLMFGSYSIDEQTKPDRQLRLHLKFENGDLYFYSCSVKLVESTVLKEIDWNADVLSDAWKPLKARKKLKVQPHMMVCDALLDQNIFSGVGNIIKNEVLFRIGVHPESLIGKLPPKKMSALIFEARNYSFDFLRWKKDYVLKKHWLVHTKKICPQCGNPLTKSHTGLSNRRSFFCEKDQKLYS
- a CDS encoding VOC family protein: MKNNIFPCLWFDRTGNEAAQFYTDIFGGKITVDTPVVINFELFGQRMMILNAGPQFEKNASVSFMVLCETPEEVEKYWKPLADGGIVLMELGEYPWSKKYGWVRDKYGVTWQVYLGEKMGEQKIVPTLMYIHGNNGKAMEAMELYTKIFPDSKVGGVLKYGDGVGNETHEVQENVQHAHFEIDGYSFFCMDNSYDHQFDFNEGISMVVMTDDQEQTDHLWNSLIAEGGRASMCGWLKDKFGMSWQIVPKKLIELMNDSDPYKSQKVMQEMSGMQKIVIADLEKAYHS
- the tpx gene encoding thiol peroxidase gives rise to the protein MADITLKGDKIKTIGHLPEIGLTVKDFALVNDKLEVKVLSDYDGKKKIFNIFPSIDTGICAASARKFNEKAGDLENTVVINVSRDLPFALGRFCAAEGLDHVESLSDFRGTFGDDYGVTLLDSPMKGLLSRAVIVTDEHGKVIYTEQIPEIVQEPDYDKALNALK
- a CDS encoding T9SS type A sorting domain-containing protein, whose translation is MKNLYFLATAFFCSTISAQNQISFETSEGYQLGSINGQKSWQITDDGEGNFVQNQMVTDEKSSNGTFSFKNGYTDEYGGQFYPIIGAQKDFDQPLDYNDATVSFDVLVTETEGSNFEMAAYGISATQEYYPVFDLAFDWEGTLKVVSNIDYDMEDTGFAWEANRWYSIKVMVSATEIKYFVDGALIYTTPNFTQIDLLGMNFLHDNFGGDGYIDNIKINEVEMSVNNVKKGNVAVYPNPVKNNLNLNLPNGEKVSQIQIYNMAGQLLVTKTASGKSIDLQDLKAGAYLINMISTKGSTYSSKFIKE
- the gcvP gene encoding aminomethyl-transferring glycine dehydrogenase: MNTTQFVNRHISMNEADKQAMLQEIGVSGIDELIAQTIPNSIRLEKDLSISPALSEYEMLAHSKELAAQNLLFDNYIGFGYHNTILPSAIQRNILENPSWYTAYTPYQAEIAQGRLEALLNFQTVVCDLTGFKLANASLLDESTAAAEAMHMFFESRTKDQRKSEANKFFISDLVLPQTVAVLKTKAEGLGIQIVEGDHENHDFDESYFGVLLQYPGKNGIVLDYTENIKKYKELNLQVVVASDPMALVKLKSPAEMGADCAVGTTQRFGIPMGYGGPHAAFFACKEDYKRDIPGRIIGVSQDAYGKRALRMALQTREQHIKREKATSNICTAQVLLAVMAGMYAVYHGPKGLNFIAEQIHFKANALHSGLKALGYDIVEEPIFDTVKFRISEDDKKSLMFLMLDHKINLNYFTEGFVSIAVNETTTLEKLQILFDAFAQFRDKQSFKLVIKDELQIPENSLRSDEILKEEVFNKYHTETELMRYIKRLERKDLSLTHSMISLGSCTMKLNAATQMLPISWPEWGSVHPFVPTDQAGGYQQLIKELEKDLAEITGFAGTSLQPNSGAQGEYAGLMVIREYHKSRGESHRNIVLIPQSAHGTNPASAVIAGMKVVVVKNLESGEIDFDDLKAKAEQHAENLSAAMITYPSTYGFFDDNIKEITKLIHDNGGQVYMDGANMNAQVGFTSPGNIGADVCHLNLHKTFAIPHGGGGPGVGPICVAKHLVKFLPSNPNIKIGDKEAIDAISAAPYGSSLVLNISYAYIKMLGTEGLKKSTEHAILNANYLKEVLAEHFPILYANAAGRVAHECIVDFRQFKPLGIEVADVAKRLMDYGFHAPTVSFPVAGTLMIEPTESESKREIDRFAEALISIKKEIEEIAEGTADTANNVLKNAPHTEQLVISDSWDKPYSREKAAYPLDWVRDHKFFASVSRVDEAYGDRNLICTCAPIESYM
- a CDS encoding nuclear transport factor 2 family protein translates to MDNKQIAKQFFENLFVDNDKAYEVLSDDVRVNWPGFGMDDIVGKENLYNFLSNDGPEKVLKLQINNVIGEGDVVIADGNILTERHGKQETSHFADVYTVRDGKITSLVSYMVFGKENEGDTETE
- a CDS encoding J domain-containing protein, translated to MKNYYYFLSVQENASDEDIKKAYRKLSLKYHPDKNENDEFFAHRFMEIQEAYETLGDKERRRIYDDNLSHQQRAFRPNLPPAIKSFSVNKINVQKGEEVIITWQTNHADVVKVLPFGLEKSYGEKKIRITEFKDGKFQLLLHATNSLLNKTVVRGITINQVFDSEKEKFREGVEELFKPQTPTRTNPGGQPKALKITLAIIFLVIAILLLVKTFAG
- a CDS encoding iron chaperone, producing the protein METADIYIKQFPANVQEILARIRTIIFEEAPEAEEKISYAMPGYFLNIKPLVYIAGYKNHIGLYATPTGHEEFKKELSECKQGKGSVQFPLNSEIPYELIRRIIKFRKQEIEK
- a CDS encoding SRPBCC domain-containing protein, whose amino-acid sequence is MTDPITVKITILKPVHKVWDYFYNPKHIVKWNFPTTNWHCPKAESDFREGGRFDYRLEYKDKSFGYNFSGYIDEIRLLENVKSHLDDGRRIEVQFNKIDENTTEIVEIFEPEVQNSTEMQRVGWYAILDRFHKYVENN
- a CDS encoding SRPBCC domain-containing protein, which encodes MKLLEFKIQINAPAEKVWSILFSKDADGNWPSAMNEGTYFEGNWEEGSIMRFLDSENNGMYNQIEKNIPNRQLVMKHLGWIYDGELSPQDWEDSTVAYILESNENGTLLTGKVNALDEFVDFFNSKYPPNFEKIKKLSES
- a CDS encoding SRPBCC family protein, encoding MMETLNYEITINAPIQKVWDLLWSPETYTQWTQFFSPESQFETDWQINGKTYFLDGHGNGMVATIKSLNAPCEVVFSHLGILSEGVEDTESREVKEWSGAEEQYFLRKIDENTTHVRAILHTLQEYEEHMNNGFNKGFEVLKKLAEQ